A region of the Massilia sp. erpn genome:
CGATGAAGCCCTGCGCATGAGCACCCTGGTCTCGAATCTGCTGGATATGGCGCGCATCCAGAGCGGCGAAGTCAAATTCAATCTGCAATGGCAGCCGCTGGAAGAGGTGGTGGGCAGCGCCCTGCGCGCCAGCGCCCTGCAGCTGAAAGAGCACAAGGTGAGCACCCAGCTGCCTTATGAGCTGCCGCTGCTGCGCTTTGACGCCGTGCTGATCGAGCGCGTGCTGTGCAATCTGCTGGAAAACGCGGCCAAGTACACGCCGCCTGGTTCGCGCATCGTGGTCGCGGCCGAGCTGCATGGCTTGTGGGCGCGCGTCCTCGTGTACGATGACGGTCCCGGCCTGCCGCATGGACGCGAAGAAGCCATCTTTGAAAAATTCACGCGCGGCGAGCGCGAATCGGCCAAGCCCGGCGTGGGACTGGGCCTGGCGATCTGCCGTGCCATCGTGGAAGCCCATGGCGGCAAGATCGACGCGACCGCTTCGCCGCTGGGCGGCGCCGCCTTCGCCTTCACCCTGCCGCTGGGAACCCCGCCCGCCATGCCGGAAGACGGCGGCGCCGGCCAAATGGAAAGCATGACTGAATGAATACGCATTTGAACGAGACCCCGCCCACCGCTCTGCTGGTGGAAGACGAGCCGCAGATCCGCCGCTTCGTGCGCGCCGCGCTGGAAGAGGAGGGCTGGCAGGTGCACGAATCGGCCAGCATGCAGCGCGGCCTGATCGACGCCGGCACGCGCAAGCCCGACCTGATCGTGCTCGATCTTGGCCTGCCCGATGGTGATGGCATCGATTTCATCGGAGATATCCGCAAATGGTCGAATGTGCCGGTGATCGTGCTCTCGGCCCGCGTCAATGAGGCCGACAAGATCCGTGCCCTGGATGCGGGCGCCGACGATTACCTGAGCAAGCCTTTCGGTGTGGGCGAGCTGCTGGCACGCGTGCGCGCCACCTTGCGCCGCCAGCGCCAGCCCCAGGCCGACAAGGCGGGACTGGTGCATTTCGGCGATGTGGCGGTGGATTTGCAGAACCGCCGCGTCAGCAAGGGCGGCGAGAATGTGCACCTGACGCCGACCGAATACCGCCTGCTCTCGGTCTTGGTCAGCAATGCGGGACGGGTGATGACCAATCCCCAGCTGCTGCGCGCCGTGTGGGGGCCGGCGCAGTCGGAGAACGGCCACTATCTGCGCATCTATATGGGCCATCTGCGCCACAAGCTGGAAGACGATCCCACCCAGCCCAAATACCTGCTGACGGAAACGGCGGTCGGCTACCGACTGCTTTTGCCCGTCTGACTATTTGCTGAGCGTGCGCATGGCGCGCTCCAGCCCTTCCAGTGTGACCGGGTACATGCGGTTGTTCATCAGCTGGCGCAGGATGGCGATCGACTGCCGGTACTGCCACAAGCCTTCCGGCTCGGGATTCAGCCAGATCGCCTTGGGGAAGGCATTGGTGAAGCGCGTGATCCACTCCGACCCGGCTTCCTCGTTGTTGTACTCGACCGAACCGCCCGGCTGCAGGATTTCGTAGGGACTCATGGTGGCGTCGCCGACGAAAATCAGCTTGGTGTCCGGCGTGTACTTGCGCAGCACGTCCCAGGTGGGGAAGCGCTCGGCGTTGCGGCGGCGGTTGTTCTTCCACAGATAGTCGTAGACGCAGTTGTGGAAGTAGAAGAATTCCATATTCTTGAATTCCGTCTTGGCCGCCGAGAACAGCTCCTCGGTGCGCTCGATATGGTCGTCCATGGTGCCGCCCACATCGAACAGCATCAGCACTTTCACATTGTTCTTGCGCTCCGGCTGCATCTTGATATCGAGGTAGCCGGCGTTATTGGCCGTGGCGCGGATGGTCTGGTCCAGCGCCAGTTCCTCGGCCGCGCCCTGGCGCGCGAAACGGCGCAGGCGGCGCAGCGCCACCTTGATATTGCGCGTGCCCAGTTCGCGTTCCGAATCGTAATCCTTGTAGGCGCGCTGCTCCCAGACTTTGACGGCGGTGCGGTTGCCGCCCTTGCCGCCGATGCGCACGCCCTCCGGATTGGTGCCGCCATGGCCGAAGGGCGAAGTGCCGCCTGTGCCGATCCACTTGCTGCCGCCTTCGTGGCGCTCCTTCTGTTCCTTCAGCAGCTCGGCCAGGCGGTCCATCAGCTCGTCGTAGCCGAATTTCTCCAGCGCGGCGATCTGCTCCGGCGTCAGTTCGCGCTTCATGCGCTGCAGCAGCCAGTCCAGCGGAATCTCGCCCTTGGTGTCGAAAGCGGCGTTGATGCCCTTGAAGTAGTGGGCGAAGGCGCGGTCGAACTTGTCGAAATGGGCCTCGTCCTTCACCAGCGTCAGGCGCGCAAGATAATAGAAATCGTCCATCGAACTGTCGATGACGTTTTTCTCCATCGCCTCCAGCAGCGTCAGGAATTCCTTGATGGTGACGGGAACCTTGGCCTCTTTCAGCGTGAAGAAGAAATCGATCAGCATGAACGTCCCCGCGCCAGACGGTATTCCAGATGGGCTTTCACCTGCGGCCATTCACCGCGCGCGATGCTGTACATGACGGTATCGCGCACCGTGCCGTCGCGCCGCAGCGCATGGTGGCGCAGCACGCCGTCCTTCTTCGCGCCCAGGCGCTCGATCGCGTTCTGCGAGGCGTGGTTGAAGATATCGGTGCGGAAGCCGACCAGCTCATAGCCCTTGTCGAAGGCATGGGCCAGCAGCATCAGTTTGCAGCTGCTGTTGACGTGGCTGCGCTGCACGCTTTTCGCATACCAGGTATAGCCGATCTCGATGCGGCCGATGAGCGGATCGATATCGTGCAGGCTGGTGCAGCCGATGACTTTATCGCTGGCGATGTCGATCACCGCGAACGCCAGGCGGGAAGGGCGCATCTCCAGCGCGGTGGCGATGTACTGCTCGGTGTTCTCCGGTTCCGGCACCGACGTGATGCGCAGCTTCCACAGTTCGCCATCGCTGGCGGCGGCACGCAGGCCATCGGTGTGGCGCGGCTGCAGCGGCTCCAGGCGCACGCCGTTCAGCTCCAGCGTGACGGGGCTTATCTCTCTCATCAGCGGTTCGTCCTCGACATGAATACCAGGCGTTCGAACAGGTGCACGTCCTGCTCGTTTTTCAGCAGGGCGCCGTGCAGCGGCGGCACGATGGCCTTGGCATCCTTGCTGCGCAGGGCTTCGGGCGGAATGTCCTCGGCCAGCAGCAGTTTGAGCCAGTCCAGGAATTCCGAGGTGGACGGCTTCTTCTTCAGGCCCGGCACATCGCGCACCTCGTAGAAGGTTTGCAGGGCCTGGGCCAGCAGCTCCTGCTTCAAGTTCGGATAGTGGACCTTGACGATAGCTTCCATCGTTTCCTTGTCCGGGAACTTAATATAGTGGAAGAAGCAGCGGCGCAGGAAAGCGTCCGGCAGCTCCTTCTCGTTATTGGAGGTGATGATGACCAGCGGGCGGTGCTTGGCCGTCACCATCTCCCGCGTCTCGTAGACATAGAACTCCATGCGATCGAGTTCGCGCAGCAGATCGTTGGGGAACTCGATATCGGCCTTGTCGATCTCGTCGATCAGCAGTACCACCGGTTCCGGCGCCGTGAAGGCTTGCCACAGTACGCCCTTGACGATGTAGTTATGGATATCGCGCACGCGTTCGTCGCCGAGCTGGGAGTCGCGTAAACGAGACACTGCATCATATTCATATAGACCTTGCTGGGCCTTGGTGGTGGACTTGATATGCCACTGCATCAGCGGCATATCCAGCGCGGCCGCCACTTCCTCGGCCAGCATGGTTTTGCCGGTGCCCGGTTCGCCCTTGATCAGCAAGGGACGCTGCAGCGTCAAGGCCGCATTCACGGCCAGTTTCAGGTCGCCGGTGGCGACGTAGTTGGCGGAACCCTCGAAACGGGCGTTAGGACCAGAAGGTGGATGCATGGGGTGGATTTCTCGGTAAAAGTCGGATTTTCCGAGTATATGCCAGAACCGGAGAGGGGGCGTGGGAGGGTAGTTCTAATGTGGACGTTATGAATCTTCCTAGGTTAGAATCGCGAATTGCTAGTACATAGATCAAGGTTTCTTAAAATAAATTTGCGTTACTGGAACTAATCCCCACGGATCACTACCAACACCATGAAAAAACTCTTTGCACTCCTCGTGCTCGCCGGCATCACCCAGGCTGCCGCTGCGGCGGACATCGTTGGAAACGCCAAGGCCGCCCCAGCCAAGATCGAAATGTGTATCGGTTGCCACGGTATCCCAGGCTACAAAGCAACGTTCCCGGAAGTGTTTCAGGTGCCGATGATCGGTGGCCAATCCGCTAAATTTATCGAAAACGCGCTGCAAGGCTACAAGAAGGGCGAGCGCAAGCATCCCTCGATGAAGGGCATCGCCGTCAGCCTGTCCGATCAGGACATCGCCGACATCGCTGCGTACTACTCGCAGCAAACCGCCACCAAGCAGAAATGAGGCCAGCCATGATGAAAAAACTGACGATCGCCCTGTTCTGCTCCGCCATGTCCCTGAGCGCCGCCGCTGCCGGCAACATCACCGCCGGCAAGGCCCTGGCCGAGAAATACAACTGCGCCAGCTGCCACGGCAAAGATTTCAACAGCCCGATCGACCAAAGCTATCCCAAATTGGCCGGCCAGCACCGCGACTACCTGGAGCACGCCCTGACCGCCTACAAGCGCGGCGACGGCGCCAATGGCCGCAGCAACGCCATCATGACCGGCCAGGTCAAGCCGCTGAGCAACCAGGACATCAAAGACCTCGCCGCCTATCTGCACAGTCTGCCTGGCACCCTGGTGATCTCCCGCTGACCCCGTCTCCGGACAAAAAACAAAGCCCGCAAACTCCGCGGGCTTTTTTTCGTTTGCGCCAAATCAAACAATGTCCACCCTGGTGTCAGGCACCACGGTCGGACATTTGCTGATCCAGATCAAAGAATGTCCGGTGCTGGTGCCTGACACCAGGGTGGACATTTTTTGCGATTTATCAAAGGCGGCGGCGGATGGCTTCGACGTAGGCGGCGCCGTCGGGCGGCAGGCCTTGGCGCTGGGAGTTCCAGATCATCTCGCCCAGGCATTCCATGATGATGTGGTGGGCTTCGTGCTCGGAGTCGAGCTTGCGCGCCAGGGTCTGGAAGGCGTCGCGGATGCCGCGCGGCTGGTCGATGGAGACTTGTTCGGCAATCGATAAGTGCATCGACAGGTGCAGGAAGGGATTGGCTTGTCCGCCTTCGACCGAGTAGTCGCGCGCAATCGCGGCTTCGGCGTCGCTCAGTGCTTCATCGTATTCGGGGTGCTGCTGGACCCAGTCCTGGGCCATGGCTTCGAGCGGGGTCAGGATTTCGCGCGCGCGCTGTTTGCGGAATACTTCGCAGAAGAAGCGGCGGACGTCGTGGGAGGAGGGCGTGAACATGGCGGCGGCGGGAACGGCAAAAAGCAAAGCCGCTTATTGTACCCGTAAATAAAAACGGACAGCCTGGGCTGTCCGTTCTGCTTACTTCTCTGCGGGGACCACGAGGCTGGCTTCCTCGCAGGGCGCCGCAATCTGCACGGCGGCTGCCTGCTGGTTGCGGTTGCCGCCGCCGCCGTTGCTGCCGCCACCGCCGCCCTGGCGCTGGCCATGCGGCTGGCGCAGGTAGCGCGAGGTGTGGCGGTTGCCGTGCGCCGGCCAGGTCAGGAAGCGCGACAGCTCCTGCAGGGCGCGCTGATACACTTCGCGCTTGAATTCGATCACCACGTCCAGCGGCACCCAATAGTCATGCCAGCGCCAGGCGTCGAATTCCGGATGGTCGGTCAGACGCAGATTCACGTCGTTGTCGCGCGCGCACATGCGCAGCAGGAACCAGATCTGTTTCTGGCCGCGGTAGTGGCCGCGGATTTCCCGCTTGATGAAATGATCCGGCACCTCGTAGCGCAGCCAGTCGCGCGTGCGCCCCACAATTTTCACGTGCTCGGGACGTAAACCTATCTCCTCCTCCAACTCCCGGTACATCGCCTGCTCGGGCGTTTCTCCGTACTTGATGCCGCCTTGCGGAAACTGCCATGAGTGCTCGCGCACCCGCTTGCCCCACCACACCTCGTTATGGGCGTTGAGCAGGATGATGCCGACGTTGGGGCGAAACCCTTCCCGATCGAGCATATTGCACCTCAAACTTTCTGCGGCAGCGCGTCTTTCTTACATTTTTGCCCACAAAATGGCCCACCAGCCAGGCTTTCGGGGTACGAAAGCGGCCGGAGGGCCTGCAAATGCACGCATTTGTATAAAGATTGGACGCATCAGCCAGCTAATCCTTTAAAATTAGGTTGATTATAACCCTCTCTTTTTAAAAAGAATTCATCGTCATGCGTGCATCCCGATTTTTTATTTCAACCCTCAAAGAAGCGCCTTCCGACGCGGAAATTGTTAGCCACAAACTTATGATGCGCGCAGGCATGATCAAGCGCCTCGGCTCCGGGATTTACACCTATATGCCGATGGGTTTGAAGGTGATCCGCAAGGTCGAAGCCATTGTGCGCGAAGAGATGAATCAGGCTGGAGCCGTTGAATTGCTGATGCCGCTGGTGCAGCCGGCCGAACTGTGGCAGGAAACCGGGCGCTGGGACAAGATGGGCGCCGAGTTGCTGCGCTTGAAAGATCGTCATGGCCGCGAGTATGCTTTCCAGCCCACTTCCGAGGAAGTGATCACGGATGTTGTCCGTAGTGAAATTAAATCCTACCGTCAAATTCCGTTGAATTTTTACCACATTCAGACCAAATTCCGCGACGAACGCCGTCCCCGTTTCGGCCTGATGCGCGGCCGCGAGTTCACCATGAAGGATGCCTACTCCTTCGACCGCGACCTGGAAGGCATGCAGAAATCGTACAAGATCATGTACGACGCCTACACCCGCATCTTCACCCGCTTCGGCCTGCAGTTCCGCGCCGTGGCGGCCGACAATGGCGCCATCGGCGGCACCGGCTCGCATGAATTCCACGTGATCGCCGGCACCGGCGAGGACGCCCTGGTCTACTGCCCAAGCTCGGACTACGCCGCCAATATGGAAGCGGCCGAAGCCCTGGCCACCGGCACCCGCGCCGCTGCCGGCGTCGCACTGGCCAAGACCGCCACCCCGAAAGCCTCGAAATGCGAGGATGTGGCGGCCCAGCTGAAGATCGACCTGAAAACCACCGTCAAGACCATTGCCCTGACCTCCGAGAAGGAAGTGGACGGCAAGGTCGCCAAGCAGTACTTCATGCTGCTGCTGCGCGGCGACCATGAGCTGAACGAAATCAAGGCCGGCAAAGTGCCTGGCCTGAACCCTTACCGCTTCTCGACCGAAGAAGAGATCAAGGAAGTGTATGGCTGCGCGCCAGGTTATCTGGGTCCGATCGGCACCAAGGCGCCTGTGACCGTGGTGGCCGACCGCACTGTGGCCCTGATGTCGGACTTCGTGACCGGCGCGAATGAGGTGGACTTCCACTTCACCGGCGCCAACTGGGGCCGCGACATGGCCGAGCCAAGCCTGGTGGCCGACCTGCGCAATGTGGTCGAAGGCGATCCTTCGCCGGACGGCAAGGGCGTGCTGGCCATCGAGCGCGGCATCGAAGTGGGCCACGTTTTCCAGCTGGGCACCGCCTACTCGGAAAGCATGCAGGCTACCTTCCTCGACGAAAACGGCAAACCGGCTCCGTTGCAGATGGGCTGCTACGGCATCGGCATCACCCGTATCCTGGGCGCGGCCATCGAGCAGAACTTCGACGACAAGGGCATCATCTGGCCAACCTCGCTGGCGCCGTTCGAACTGGTGCTGTGCCCAATGGGTTACGACCGCAGCGAGATGGTGAAGGAAGAAACCGATAAGCTGTACGCGGCGGCGCAAGCGGCGGGTATCGACGTCATCGTCGACGACCGCGGCCTGCGTCCAGGCGCCATGTTCGCCGACTGGGAACTGATCGGCGTGCCGCACCGCGTGGTGATCGGCGAGCGCGGTCTGAAGGAAGGCAATCTGGAATACCAGGGCCGCCGCGATGCCGAAGCCACCCCGGTGGCGCTGGCCGATATCGTGTCCTTCGTCAAGGGCAAGATCCAGCAGTGAGCTTGGCGATGAGCCGCCTGCCGCGCGCACTGCTGTCCTGCCTGCGGCGCTGGCGCTTGTCGTCCGCCACAGCGCTGGCGCTGAGCGCCGGCCTGCTGGCGGCGCCGGCGCATGCCGGCAACCAGAAGGAGGAAGCGCTGGGCGACTCGGTGCGCCTGGCGCTGTCCAACGCCATCCACGATGCGCGACCGCCCAAACCGAGTTTTAGCAATCCCACCGAGCGCCTGCGCTTCGAACAGTGGCTGGGCGAGATGTCCGACCGCCTCAAGCGCAAACTGCCCGATGCGCAAAGCCGTATCGAGTTCCTGGAAACGGCCTGGTATGAGGCGCGCCGCGCCGGTCTCGATCCGGGACTGGTGCTGGGACTGATACAGGTGGAATCGGCTTACCGCAAATACGCCGTATCGATCGTCGGCGCGCGCGGCTATATGCAGGTCATGCCTTTCTGGACCAATGTGATTGGCGACAGCGACCGCCGCAAGCTGTTTAATATGCAGACCAATCTGCGCTATGGCTGCGCCATCCTGCGCATGTATCTGGATATGGAAGGCGGCAATCTCTATCTCGCCCTGGGCCGCTACAACGGCAGCCGGGGACGACCCGAATATCCGAACGCCGTGCTGGCCGCCTGGAATAACTGGAAGCATGCGGCATCGTCCGTGGCTGTGCGCTGATCCCTCCCGTACATCAAACTTAGGCCGTTTTCCGCTAAGATTGCAGACTTTGTCTGACAAGAGGAGCAGGAATGGTGTTGAAGTGGGCGGCCGCCATGGGATTGGCCGCATTGACGGCGGGCTGCGCGAGCACCCAGCCGCAGTCGGCGCAGGGGCCGAAAAACATCCTCCTCTTCGTGGCTGACGGCATGGGCATCAATACCATGACCGCGGCGCGCATCTTCGCCGTCGGCGAGGAAGGCCAGCTGGCGCTGGACGCCTTGCCGGAAGCGGCCTATGTCAAAACCTATTCCGCCAATATGCAGGCCAGCGACGGCGCGGCTGCGATGTCGGCCTATCTGAGCGGCGAAAAAACGGCGAATGGCGTGCTGGCCATGAGCGATTGCGGCACGCCGCAGGCGCGTCCTGTGCCGACCTTGCTGGAGCTGGCCAAGCAGCGCGGCCTGGCGGCTGGCCTTGTCAGCAATGGCAGCGTGACCGATGCCTTCAGCGCGGCGGGCTATTTCCACCATTGTCCGGCAGGTGTGCATCTGACTGCCGCGCAGGCCAGCAGGCAGGCGCAGTCGGCTGCCGCCGCGTTGGCGCCGGGCGGCGCGGGCTATAACACGGCGCTCGGCAACGGACTGGATGTGCTGCTGGGCGGCGGTGCGCGCGACTTCAGGCAGCGCGCCGATGGCCGCGACCTGCTGTCCGAGCTGCGTGCCAAAGGCTATGTTCAGCCTACGAACCTGATGGAACTGAATGCGCTGAAACCGGCTGCCGGCCAGCGCCTGCTTGGCCTGTTCGCCGACGAGGCGCTGACTGGCGGCAGCACGCGCGACACCAGCCGTCAACCCAGCCTGGCGCAGATGACGCAGCGCGCCATCGCCGGCTTGTCCAGCAACGGCAAGGGTTTCCTGCTGGTGGTCGGCAACCGCCACATCGAAAAAGCGCTGGCCGATTCCAGCGCCCGCACTGCGCTGGAAGAAGTGCAGGCTCTCGACCACGCCCTGCAAGCGGCCATCGATGAAATGCAGCGCCGCGATCCTGGCCTGAAAAACACCCTGATCGTCGCCACCTCGACGCATGACAGCACGCTGGTGCTGAATGGCTATTCCCGGCGCACCGGCAAGACCACGGTGCAGGAACCCGGCGTGCTGGGGCTGCTGAAACGCTACGGCGACGGCAAGCCAGGCAAGGATCTGGATGGCGCCCCGTACACTATCATCGGTTTCGGCAACGGCAGTAAGCGCGTGCAGGGCCCGCGCAACAGCGGCTCCGTGCTGGACGATGCCACTGTCAGCGCCAGCGGCTACGCGCAGGAAGCCGTGGTGCGCACCGCGCCAGGCAGCGCCACGCCGGGCGGCACCGACGTCTGGCTGGGCGCCATCGGTGCGCGCGCCGAAGACTTCCGCGGCACCATCGACAACACCCGCGTGTTCAACCTGATACGGAATGCGGCCGGCTGGTAAGCCGTCGCGGATACATATGAAGAAAGCCCTTATCCCCAGCCTGCTGCTGGCCCTGAGCGCCACGGCGGTGCAGGCCGCGCCGGCGAAGAACATCATCTTCTTCCTCGGCGACGGCATGGGACCGACCACCATCACGGCCGCGCGCATCTTCCAGTACGGCGAAGAAGGCCTGCTCAAATTCGAACGGCTGGAACGCACGGCGCGCATCAAGACCTATTCGAACGATGCGCAAACCACGGACAGCGCGCCGTCCATGGGTTCCTACATGACCGGCATCAAGATCAACAACGAAGTGATCTCGATGTCCTCCGACACCAAGGCCAGCATGCCGCAGAAGGATGAACGCGGCAACCTGACCATTGACACCTGCGCCAGCGGCAACGGCAAAGCCGCGCCCACCATCCTGGAACTGAGCAAGGCCGCCGGCCGCTCGGTGGGCGCCGTCACCACCACCGAAGCGACCCACGCCACGCCGGCATCGACCTATGCCCAC
Encoded here:
- a CDS encoding proline--tRNA ligase: MRASRFFISTLKEAPSDAEIVSHKLMMRAGMIKRLGSGIYTYMPMGLKVIRKVEAIVREEMNQAGAVELLMPLVQPAELWQETGRWDKMGAELLRLKDRHGREYAFQPTSEEVITDVVRSEIKSYRQIPLNFYHIQTKFRDERRPRFGLMRGREFTMKDAYSFDRDLEGMQKSYKIMYDAYTRIFTRFGLQFRAVAADNGAIGGTGSHEFHVIAGTGEDALVYCPSSDYAANMEAAEALATGTRAAAGVALAKTATPKASKCEDVAAQLKIDLKTTVKTIALTSEKEVDGKVAKQYFMLLLRGDHELNEIKAGKVPGLNPYRFSTEEEIKEVYGCAPGYLGPIGTKAPVTVVADRTVALMSDFVTGANEVDFHFTGANWGRDMAEPSLVADLRNVVEGDPSPDGKGVLAIERGIEVGHVFQLGTAYSESMQATFLDENGKPAPLQMGCYGIGITRILGAAIEQNFDDKGIIWPTSLAPFELVLCPMGYDRSEMVKEETDKLYAAAQAAGIDVIVDDRGLRPGAMFADWELIGVPHRVVIGERGLKEGNLEYQGRRDAEATPVALADIVSFVKGKIQQ
- a CDS encoding RNA pyrophosphohydrolase gives rise to the protein MLDREGFRPNVGIILLNAHNEVWWGKRVREHSWQFPQGGIKYGETPEQAMYRELEEEIGLRPEHVKIVGRTRDWLRYEVPDHFIKREIRGHYRGQKQIWFLLRMCARDNDVNLRLTDHPEFDAWRWHDYWVPLDVVIEFKREVYQRALQELSRFLTWPAHGNRHTSRYLRQPHGQRQGGGGGSNGGGGNRNQQAAAVQIAAPCEEASLVVPAEK
- a CDS encoding cytochrome c — encoded protein: MKKLTIALFCSAMSLSAAAAGNITAGKALAEKYNCASCHGKDFNSPIDQSYPKLAGQHRDYLEHALTAYKRGDGANGRSNAIMTGQVKPLSNQDIKDLAAYLHSLPGTLVISR
- a CDS encoding lytic transglycosylase domain-containing protein, with product MSRLPRALLSCLRRWRLSSATALALSAGLLAAPAHAGNQKEEALGDSVRLALSNAIHDARPPKPSFSNPTERLRFEQWLGEMSDRLKRKLPDAQSRIEFLETAWYEARRAGLDPGLVLGLIQVESAYRKYAVSIVGARGYMQVMPFWTNVIGDSDRRKLFNMQTNLRYGCAILRMYLDMEGGNLYLALGRYNGSRGRPEYPNAVLAAWNNWKHAASSVAVR
- the kdpE gene encoding two-component system response regulator KdpE, with protein sequence MNTHLNETPPTALLVEDEPQIRRFVRAALEEEGWQVHESASMQRGLIDAGTRKPDLIVLDLGLPDGDGIDFIGDIRKWSNVPVIVLSARVNEADKIRALDAGADDYLSKPFGVGELLARVRATLRRQRQPQADKAGLVHFGDVAVDLQNRRVSKGGENVHLTPTEYRLLSVLVSNAGRVMTNPQLLRAVWGPAQSENGHYLRIYMGHLRHKLEDDPTQPKYLLTETAVGYRLLLPV
- a CDS encoding DUF1841 family protein, producing the protein MFTPSSHDVRRFFCEVFRKQRAREILTPLEAMAQDWVQQHPEYDEALSDAEAAIARDYSVEGGQANPFLHLSMHLSIAEQVSIDQPRGIRDAFQTLARKLDSEHEAHHIIMECLGEMIWNSQRQGLPPDGAAYVEAIRRRL
- a CDS encoding MoxR family ATPase, yielding MHPPSGPNARFEGSANYVATGDLKLAVNAALTLQRPLLIKGEPGTGKTMLAEEVAAALDMPLMQWHIKSTTKAQQGLYEYDAVSRLRDSQLGDERVRDIHNYIVKGVLWQAFTAPEPVVLLIDEIDKADIEFPNDLLRELDRMEFYVYETREMVTAKHRPLVIITSNNEKELPDAFLRRCFFHYIKFPDKETMEAIVKVHYPNLKQELLAQALQTFYEVRDVPGLKKKPSTSEFLDWLKLLLAEDIPPEALRSKDAKAIVPPLHGALLKNEQDVHLFERLVFMSRTNR
- a CDS encoding alkaline phosphatase — protein: MVLKWAAAMGLAALTAGCASTQPQSAQGPKNILLFVADGMGINTMTAARIFAVGEEGQLALDALPEAAYVKTYSANMQASDGAAAMSAYLSGEKTANGVLAMSDCGTPQARPVPTLLELAKQRGLAAGLVSNGSVTDAFSAAGYFHHCPAGVHLTAAQASRQAQSAAAALAPGGAGYNTALGNGLDVLLGGGARDFRQRADGRDLLSELRAKGYVQPTNLMELNALKPAAGQRLLGLFADEALTGGSTRDTSRQPSLAQMTQRAIAGLSSNGKGFLLVVGNRHIEKALADSSARTALEEVQALDHALQAAIDEMQRRDPGLKNTLIVATSTHDSTLVLNGYSRRTGKTTVQEPGVLGLLKRYGDGKPGKDLDGAPYTIIGFGNGSKRVQGPRNSGSVLDDATVSASGYAQEAVVRTAPGSATPGGTDVWLGAIGARAEDFRGTIDNTRVFNLIRNAAGW
- a CDS encoding VWA domain-containing protein yields the protein MLIDFFFTLKEAKVPVTIKEFLTLLEAMEKNVIDSSMDDFYYLARLTLVKDEAHFDKFDRAFAHYFKGINAAFDTKGEIPLDWLLQRMKRELTPEQIAALEKFGYDELMDRLAELLKEQKERHEGGSKWIGTGGTSPFGHGGTNPEGVRIGGKGGNRTAVKVWEQRAYKDYDSERELGTRNIKVALRRLRRFARQGAAEELALDQTIRATANNAGYLDIKMQPERKNNVKVLMLFDVGGTMDDHIERTEELFSAAKTEFKNMEFFYFHNCVYDYLWKNNRRRNAERFPTWDVLRKYTPDTKLIFVGDATMSPYEILQPGGSVEYNNEEAGSEWITRFTNAFPKAIWLNPEPEGLWQYRQSIAILRQLMNNRMYPVTLEGLERAMRTLSK
- a CDS encoding GNAT family N-acetyltransferase, whose protein sequence is MREISPVTLELNGVRLEPLQPRHTDGLRAAASDGELWKLRITSVPEPENTEQYIATALEMRPSRLAFAVIDIASDKVIGCTSLHDIDPLIGRIEIGYTWYAKSVQRSHVNSSCKLMLLAHAFDKGYELVGFRTDIFNHASQNAIERLGAKKDGVLRHHALRRDGTVRDTVMYSIARGEWPQVKAHLEYRLARGRSC
- a CDS encoding cytochrome c codes for the protein MKKLFALLVLAGITQAAAAADIVGNAKAAPAKIEMCIGCHGIPGYKATFPEVFQVPMIGGQSAKFIENALQGYKKGERKHPSMKGIAVSLSDQDIADIAAYYSQQTATKQK